Proteins from a genomic interval of Aspergillus flavus chromosome 7, complete sequence:
- a CDS encoding molecular chaperone Prefoldin, subunit 3 (prefoldin subunit 3): protein MADKKTPTINPETNPRGIPVAPFVDNVTDYVSTRADVEPTLRSFQEMISKYQFMEVNTQRRAAGLREKIPDIKKTLEMVKFLKMRRDNNADPLETNFELNDTLYARATVDPADTEEVYLWLGANVMLAYPIGEAETMLTEKLSTAELSLANCDEDLEFLREQITTMEVATARVYNWDVVQRRKDKADGKGDEDDDTAKGPSGA, encoded by the exons ATGGCAGACAAGAAAACCCC AACAATAAACCCCGAGACCAACCCGCGCGGTATCCCCGTCGCTCCCTTCGTCGACAATGTAACCGACTACGTCTCGACGCGCGCAGACGTCGAGCCCACACTCCGCTCCTTCCAAGAGATGATCTCCAAATACCAATTTATGGAAGTAAACACACAACGACGGGCGGCTGGCCTCCGTGAAAAGATTCCggatatcaagaagacgCTGGAAATGGTCAAGTTTCTTAAGATGCGCCGCGATAATAACGCCGACCCGCTGGAGACGAACTTCGAATTGAACGATACGCTCTATGCGCGTGCGACGGTCGACCCTGCGGACACGGAGGAGGTGTATCTTTGGCTCGGGGCGAATGTTATGTTGGCTTATCCGATTGGGGAGGCGGAGACTATGTTGACGGAGAAGTTGTCTACGGCGGAGTTGAGTCTGGCGAATTGTGATGAGGATTTGGAGTTTTTGAGGGAGCAGATTACG ACGATGGAGGTTGCTACCGCTCGTGTGTATAACTGGGACGTCGTGCAGCGTCGAAAAGACAAGGCGGACGGGAAgggcgacgaagatgatgatacGGCAAAGGGTCCTTCGGGTGCTTAA
- a CDS encoding DNA-directed RNA polymerase I subunit RPA34.5-domain-containing protein: MAPKSKEAVASDSESSRSNSPEVAEKAEVSSSSESENSSNESDSDNDSVASETQGKKKSSKFSSQAPQPYRAPSGFKAAKKQSPPSSSTTSLLSNLRSKQVYHITAPEFLPLSKVKEISLSKIMKGEPVMKHEGVEYGIPAESINQGDMGGKALLLYDSKSQTYYTTSTNDIRSYHVQELINLPERSEENDTVLEAAKEQIKPPRKQPKHLKMRFRPVGSEQGPPETIGSSSEESEGEQPTFKMPKESRKEKEEKKRKHHQTDGEGSQPSAEPRKKSRKEDGVEKAEKSKKSSKSKEEKKRKKSEKSA; encoded by the exons ATGGCCCCCAAGTCGAAAGAAGCAGTCGCCTCAGACAGTGAGAGCAGTCGCTCTAATTCTCCTGAAGTAGCGGAGAAAGCGGAGGTTTCCTCGAGTTCGGAGTCGGAGAACAGCTCCAACGAGAGCGATAGCGATAATGACAGCGTTGCCTCCGAGACGcagggcaagaagaa GTCCTCTAAGTTCTCTTCCCAAGCACCTCAGCCCTACCGGGCACCCTCTGGTTTCAAAGCCGCGAAGAAACAGTCGCCCCCCTCATCTAGCACTACCTCCCTTCTTTCCAATCTCCGCAGCAAACAAGTGTATCACATCACCGCTCCTGAGTTTCTGCCTCTGTCCAAGGTGAAGGAGATCTCGCTGAGCAAGATCATGAAGGGCGAGCCAGTCATGAAGCACGAAGGTGTGGAGTACGGAATTCCAGCGGAGAGTATAAACCAGGGCGATATGGGCGGGAAGGCACTTCTTTTGTACGACTCGAAATCTCAAACATATTACACTACGTCGACCAACGATATCCGGAGCTATCATGTCCAAGAGTTGATCAACCTCCCTGAAAGATCCGAGGAAAATGACACGGTGTTGGAAGCAGCCAAGGAACAGATCAAGCCTCCAAGGAAGCAGCCTAAGCATCTCAAGATGCGTTTCCGACCCGTTGGAAGCGAGCAAGGACCACCGGAGACCATTGGAAGCAGCTCCGAGGAGTCGGAGGGGGAGCAGCCGACATTCAAGATGCCCAAGGAATCGCgcaaagagaaggaagagaagaaacgaaagcACCACCAGACAGATGGGGAAGGTAGCCAGCCCAGTGCTGAGCCGCGGAAGAAATCCAGGAAAGAGGATGGAGtggagaaggccgagaagtCGAAGAAGTCGAGTAAgagcaaggaagagaagaagcgcaagaaatCCGAAAAGTCTGCCTGA
- a CDS encoding UDP-glucuronosyl and UDP-glucosyl transferase (Sterol 3-beta-glucosyltransferase), protein MPNMKPLLEDAKRRVDRRLSASRQSISSSRIFSSAFPDRLKDDHDAQVDYTAPPRGAGSRDGQLPYMHQSIFSMIAAVGSKSDFHARFDESSDSEGEAEGQTQKQPGKASLSNKKKFPLSPTLKPQSTLEGRGRRHRRSISDNKLLRSLKPSPKSSKGTETTVQTEPPTSDEMSPLASPRRARSATPRAAPILSRMLEAEALLDKKQSADQPSSSTKGETDGTSEQSCASPLSLRLKEMFGFEMPEKVLMEYACSLLQNILLQGYMYVTEGHICFYAYLPRKSAVTIRSGYLHKRGRKNPKYNRYWFSLKGDVLSYYTDPSSLYFPSGHVDLRYGISASLTEQKDKDKEVRDFQVTTDQRTYYFRADSSASAKEWVKALQKVIFRAHNEGDSVKISFPIESIIDIEESPITDLAETFKIRVVESDESYAIDEYYFSFFESGRDAYNFVKGLISEGPMKTSQLLPPPSEQTSPATRARGPRNRWSLNSDLSQSRGNGIFKTQRKRSASTGQTNSGPDGIGMSPRQRDLSDSFVNSFEQATDASAVLQSMIDTTESASQILNRSDVFQSPTIHTLRQRHPSGDRTGRRLSDGTARSTHPNAADANRNGQEMQYASSDSDQGTQHPSKVNSSAPTLNELVKAGAYPLQRAAGFAEYLRSRSRQMSNLLASESMGYIEKVSGMWAGGRRHYGETEGVLPDDQDVDPEDKEDGVKHGDRFRAHFALPSTERLQATYYAYLHRVLPLYGKIYISQKKLCFRSLIPGTRTKLILPLKDIENVEKEKGFRFGYQGLVIIIRGHEELFFEFNTADARDDCAVTVHQSLESMRFLVESGLLAEQEKDEIESAQAEHRMLQEARLDGAGEHDSHASVNESSELHPIFDDPRASIINFKPSESLRITCLTIGSRGDVQPYIALCKGLLAEGHKPKIATHAEFEPWVRQHGIDFAPVDGDPAELMRICVENGMFTYSFLKEASTKFRGWIDDLLSSAWASCQDSDLLIESPSAMAGIHIAEALRIPYFRAFTMPWSRTRAYPHAFAVPENKMGGAYNYITYVMFDTVFWKAIAGQVNRWRKKQLGLKATTLDKMQPNKVPFLYNYSPSVVAPPLDYPDWIRITGYWFLSEGGNWTPPTDLLDFIHRARSDGKKIVYIGFGSIVVSDPSALTRTVVESVLKADVRCILSKGWSDRLGDPASAKVEIPLPPEIFQIQAAPHDWLFSQIDAAAHHGGAGTTGASLRAGVPTIVKPFFGDQFFFGTRVEDLGVGICMKKLNVSVFSRALWEATHSERMIVKARELGAQIRSENGVDTAIQAIYRDLEYAKTLARQRSIVSSTPFSPTPSAKTTAEQEEDDVDDSEEWTFVGDDTEIDVSRRLRDRAVSDADMLPEPVTSAS, encoded by the exons ATGCCCAACATGAAACCTCTCCTCGAAGACGCAAAACGGCGAGTCGACCGTAGGCTGAGTGCAAGCAGACAATCAATCTCCTCTAGCCGCATATTTTCCAGTGCCTTTCCGGATCGCTTGAAAGACGATCATGATGCCCAAGTTGACTATACCGCACCACCTCGTGGAGCCGGCTCCCGAGACGGTCAGCTGCCGTATATGCACCAGTCCATATTTTCAATGATTGCTGCCGTCGGCTCCAAATCTGATTTCCATGCACGGTTTGATGAATCGAGTGATAGCGAGGGAGAGGCGGAGGGACAAACCCAGAAGCAACCTGGAAAAGCTTCATTGTCGAATAAGAAGAAATTCCCCCTATCGCCTACTCTCAAGCCTCAAAGTACCTTGGAAGGAAGAGGGCGTCGCCATCGAAGGTCAATATCTGACAACAAACTACTGCGATCTTTGAAGCCAAGTCCTAAGAGTAGTAAAGGTACAGAAACAACTGTACAAACTGAGCCTCCGACGAGTGATGAAATGTCTCCGCTTGCTTCTCCTAGGCGCGCACGCAGTGCCACTCCTCGCGCGGCTCCCATCCTCAGTCGTATGCTTGAAGCGGAGGCTCTTTTGGACAAAAAGCAATCAGCAGATCAACCTTCATCATCTACCAAGGGGGAGACTGATGGCACATCTGAACAGTCTTGTGCATCTCCGCTTTCTCTCCGACTGAAGGAGATGTTTGGGTTTGAAATGCCAGAAAAAGTACTTATGGAATATGCTTGCTCCCTATTACAAaacattcttcttcaagggtaCATGTACGTCACGGAGGGGCATATATGCTTCTACGCATACCTGCCCAGAAAGTCTGCGGTTACTATAAGGTCGGGATATCTTCATAAACGAGGCCGGAAGAATCCAAAGTACAACCGGTACTGGTTTTCACTGAAAGGGGACGTTCTATCGTATTATACGGATCCGTCCAGTCTTTATTTTCCTAGTGGCCATGTTGATCTCCGATATGGAATTTCTGCTTCTTTGACCGAGCAAAAGGACAAAGATAAGGAAGTACGAGATTTCCAAGTCACTACAGATCAGCGAACATATTATTTCAGAGCGGATAGCTCTGCTAGCGCGAAAGAATGGGTCAAAGCCTTGCAAAAGGTTATCTTCCGAGCTCACAATGAGGGTGACAGTGTCAAGATTTCCTTCCCCATTGAGAGCATAATAGATATTGAGGAGAGCCCTATTACCGACCTTGCTGAGACATTCAAAATCCGGGTGGTTGAGAGCGATGAATCATATGCCATTGATGAG TATTACTTTTCATTCTTCGAATCTGGCCGGGACGCATATAATTTTGTGAAAGGGTTGATCAGTGAGGGCCCGATGAAAACGTCCCAGCTTTTACCACCTCCATCCGAGCAAACAAGCCCCGCAACTCGCGCCCGTGGGCCCCGGAACAGATGGTCGTTGAATAGTGATTTGAGTCAATCTCGAGGGAATGGAATTTTCAAAACGCAACGGAAACGGAGTGCAAGCACCGGCCAAACTAACTCTGGCCCCGATGGAATCGGAATGTCTCCCCGACAGCGGGATTTGTCGGACTCCTTTGTTAACTCTTTCGAGCAAGCAACAGACGCTTCAGCAGTTCTGCAGTCGATGATTGATACGACGGAATCTGCCAGCCAGATCTTAAATCGAAGTGATGTTTTTCAATCCCCTACAATCCACACCTTGCGACAACGGCATCCCAGTGGAGACAGAACAGGCCGTCGGCTTTCAGACGGAACGGCACGGTCAACGCATCCCAATGCTGCCGATGCGAACAGAAATGGGCAGGAAATGCAGTATGCTAGCAGTGATTCCGACCAGGGCACACAGCACCCATCTAAGGTGAACTCATCTGCGCCAACCTTGAATGAACTGGTCAAAGCTGGTGCTTATCCCCTTCAGCGCGCCGCCGGATTCGCGGAGTATCTGAGAAGCCGGTCGAGGCAAATGAGTAATCTTTTGGCAAGCGAATCAATGGGTTACATTGAGAAAGTCTCCGGGATGTGGGCCGGTGGCCGCAGACATTATGGAGAAACCGAAGGCGTGCTACCAGATGATCAGGATGTTGATCCtgaagacaaggaagatGGTGTTAAACATGGAGATCGTTTTCGTGCCCATTTCGCCCTGCCGTCAACCGAAAGGCTGCAAGCCACATATTACGCATATCTGCATCGTGTTCTCCCGCTTTATgggaaaatatatattagtcAGAAAAAGCTTTGCTTTCGTAGTCTCATTCCGGGAACACGCACCAAGCTGATATTACCACTCAAAGACATTGAAAATgtcgagaaagagaagggcTTTCGCTTCGGCTACCAGGGGCtagtcatcatcattcgTGGACATGAAGAGTTGTTCTTCGAATTCAATACGGCAGACGCTCGAGATGATTGTGCTGTCACAGTACACCAAAGCCTCGAGTCTATGAGGTTCTTGGTAGAGTCTGGCCTGCTAGCAGAACAGGAAAAAGACGAGATCGAATCGGCTCAGGCAGAGCATCGCATGCTACAGGAAGCCAGGTTAGATGGAGCTGGCGAGCACGACTCTCATGCATCTGTGAATGAGTCATCGGAGCTTCATCCTATTTTTGATGACCCTCGTGCTTCGATTATCAACTTCAAGCCCTCCGAGTCATTGCGCATCACATGCCTTACCATCGGCTCGCGGGGTGACGTGCAGCCCTATATTGCCCTGTGTAAAGGATTGTTAGCAGAAGGCCATAAGCCTAAAATTGCAACCCATGCAGAGTTCGAACCATGGGTGAGGCAGCATGGTATTGACTTTGCCCCAGTTGATGGTGATCCTGCAGAGCTCATGAGAATATGCGTTGAGAATGGAATGTTTACATATTCATTCTTGAAAGAGGCGTCTACTAAGTTTCGAGGATGGATTGACGACCTTCTATCCTCGGCATGGGCTAGTTGTCAGGACAGTGATCTTCTTATTGAATCTCCCAGTGCAATGGCTGGCATTCATATCGCTGAGGCACTCAGAATACCCTATTTCCGTGCCTTTACGATGCCGTGGTCTAGAACAAGAGCATACCCGCATGCCTTCGCTGTCCCGGAGAATAAGATGGGCGGTGCCTACAACTACATCACATATGTTATGTTCGACACTGTCTTCTGGAAAGCCATTGCGGGACAGGTGAATcgttggagaaagaagcagctCGGACTAAAGGCGACCACTCTCGATAAGATGCAGCCGAACAAGGTTCCCTTCCTTTATAACTATTCTCCTTCTGTGGTGGCCCCTCCATTGGACTATCCGGACTGGATACGTATAACAGGATATTGGTTCTTAAGTGAGGGGGGCAATTGGACTCCTCCAACAGACCTGCTAGACTTCATCCACCGTGCCCGCAGTGATGGCAAAAAGATTGTCTATATTGGGTTCGGGTCTATCGTCGTGTCTGACCCCTCGGCTCTGACACGAACTGTGGTGGAATCCGTCCTAAAGGCCGACGTCCGTTGTATCCTGTCGAAGGGATGGTCAGATCGACTTGGAGATCCTGCCAGTGCCAAGGTCGAGATTCCCTTACCGCCGGAGATCTTCCAAATTCAAGCAGCGCCACATGATTGGCTTTTTTCCCAGATCGACGCAGCGGCACACCATGGTGGTGCTGGAACTACCGGAGCGAGCCTTCGGGCAGGTGTTCCTACCATCGTTAAGCCGTTCTTTGGTGACCAGTTCTTCTTTGGCACACGCGTCGAAGATTTGGGCGTGGGTATCTGTATGAAGAAGTTGAACGTAAGCGTGTTTTCGCGGGCTCTGTGGGAGGCTACTCACAGCGAGAGAATGATCGTGAAAGCCCGAGAGCTAGGTGCACAGATACGGAGC GAAAACGGGGTGGATACGGCTATTCAGGCAATATATCGTGACCTTGAGTACGCCAAAACACTGGCTCGACAGCGCTCGATTGTCTCGTCCACTCCATTCTCCCCAACACCATCGGCTAAGACCACGGCCgagcaggaagaggatgacgtGGATGACAGTGAGGAGTGGACGTTCGTCGGTGACGACACAGAAATCGATGTTTCGAGACGGCTGCGCGACCGAGCAGTATCTGATGCTGATATGCTACCCGAACCAGTGACAAGCGCATCTTAG
- a CDS encoding fungal-specific transcription factor domain protein: MPTVKTKCKVACKSCNLRRVKCDRTEERPCSYCQLAGQECQPIASRRGKYKRNHDKNTDTRPAPRRSSRNQQNERNPNSAVSGESRSDSIIINTSNPSFGSRNTTAEARPCGPSNFQSNASTPRQGYRNSSTSSDSKVVYYGDSFNLDYMLHEMGDPLGASRNGRTWEDALEHLYFSQLGQSTKTQIEEHSRNQRLQLRDIGALKSFEKNVSDDLIRIFFEMCYPQCPIFDRADFQHNYEAGRVSPLVLQAVFFLALNHCSEELYKRAGFANRYLATFTCYQRAKTLYDTNYESDAIATLQAVYLLSFWWGSPMEQKDMWHWTGIACNRAQSLGLHQRKTYVGLSERNRKLWRRIWWTIYVHDISVTIMLGRTPHINDAYCSVEMLGEDDFEISDDDLINPDLFREPTRQSRLYFIYLAELYSRTSNCWLNIAGAKFNESLALKSLDDLTSWKASLPRELKHRESTVSVEDGLWATLVNLSYFTVQILIRRNGFNDPDRMKVGSFVFEAAVQIVRILEDLVSSQLLPFALMRRDIHKPSAPAVFAAISVQIANMRGCPSHVVDVSKHRARLCMMIINKLQDHSPPLLWYYRLFVRLLRSMGCEIPDEESREASHHSDQRLHGLQSPTADFLYNHRFENGSHEIGPNDISNDSLTGNAALCDFSLSGMTASFVFSSFLNSDLIDGTSPDLGNHSLDPSLL; this comes from the exons ATGCCCACTGTCAAGACTAAATGCAAAGTCGCCTGTAAATCGTGTAACTTGCGACGAGTCAAGTGTGATCGGACTGAGGAAAGACCATGCTCATATTGCCAACTAGCAGGGCAAGAATGCCAGCCCATTGCTTCGAGACGTGGAAA GTACAAACGAAATCATGATAAAAACACTGATACTCGGCCGGCACCTCGTCGGTCGTCAAGAAATCAGCAAAATGAACGCAACCCTAATAGTGCCGTATCAGGCGAATCAAGGTCAGATTCCATCATCATTAACACCAGTAACCCCAGCTTTGGCAGTAGGAATACTACTGCTGAAGCACGGCCGTGTGGGCCATCCAATTTTCAGTCAAACGCCTCAACACCAAGACAAGGCTATCGAAATTCATCGACAAGCTCAGACAGTAAAGTGGTATACTACGGTGACTCCTTCAACCTTGATTATATGTTGCATGAAATGGGAGACCCTTTAGGCGCTTCCCGTAATGGTCGCACTTGGGAGGATGCGCTTGAGCACTTATACTTCAGTCAGCTAGGGCAATCAACAAAAACACAGATAGAAGAGCATTCTCGAAACCAGCGTCTGCAGCTGAGAGACATTGGTGCACTTAAAAGTTTCGAAAAAAATGTCAGTGACGACTTAATCAGGATTTTCTTTGAGATGTGCTACCCTCAGTGCCCTATATTTGACCGAGCGGACTTTCAGCATAACTACGAGGCTGGGAGGGTGTCACCACTGGTTTTGCAAGCTGTGTTCTTCCTGGCCCTCAATCATTGCAGTGAAGAACTCTATAAGCGTGCTGGCTTTGCAAATAGATATTTGGCAACATTTACATGTTATCAGCGAGCGAAAACTTTGTACGACACCAACTACGAATCTGACGCTATAGCGACTCTTCAAGCGGTTTATTTGTTGTCATTCTGGTGGGGAAGCCCGATGGAACAGAAGGATATGTGGCATTGGACTGGCATCGCATGTAATCGAGCACAGTCCCTGGGATTGCATCAAAG GAAAACTTATGTGGGGTTAAGtgagagaaacagaaagctatggaggaggatttggTGGACTATTTAC GTACATGATATCTCTGTAACAATCATGCTGGGACGAACTCCGCACATCAACGACGCGTACTGCAGTGTGGAGATGTTAGGCGAAGATGACTTCGAAATATCAGATGATGACTTGATCAACCCTGATCTGTTTCGAGAACCGACACGTCAAAGCCGGCTTTACTTTATCTACTTAGCAGAACTGTATTCGCGAA CAAGTAACTGCTGGCTAAATATAGCTGGGGCAAAGTTCAATGAGTCGTTAGCTCTCAAAAGCCTGGACGATCTTACGTCGTGGAAAGCGTCCCTTCCAAGAGAATTGAAGCATCGAGAATCCACAGTTTCTGTGGAAGATGGCCTTTGGGCCACCCTGGTCAATCTAAGTTACTT CACCGTGCAGATTTTAATACGCCGGAACGGCTTTAATGATCCGGACAGGATGAAAGTCGGGTCATTTGTGTTTGAAGCAGCCGTGCAAATCGTGCGAATATTGGAAGACCTTGTATCATCAcaacttcttccttttgcaTTAATGCGCAG GGATATTCACAAACCAAGTGCGCCGGCTGTTTTCGCGGCTATCTCTGTCCAAATTGCGAATATGCGCGGATGCCCATCCCATGTAGTCGATGTTTCGAAGCATAGAGCTCGACTCTGTATGATGATCATAAACAAGCTACAAGACCACTCACCTCCACTCCTGTGGTACTATCGCCTTTTTGTACGGCTATTGCGTAGTATGGGTTGCGAGATCCCCGATGAAGAAAGTCGAGAAGCTTCACACCACTCGGATCAGCGTCTACATGGGCTGCAATCACCTACGGCTGACTTTCTCTACAACCACCGATTTGAGAATGGTTCGCATGAGATTGGTCCTAATGATATCTCCAACGATTCATTGACCGGCAATGCAGCACTTTGTGACTTTAGCCTGTCTGGGATGACAGCATCATTTGTGTTCTCCAGCTTTCTCAACAGCGACTTAATTGATGGGACATCTCCGGATCTTGGAAACCACAGCCTCGATCCTTCGCTTCTATAA
- a CDS encoding NADH dehydrogenase iron-sulfur protein 7 → TTTDQLINWARQGSLWPLTFALACCGIEMMHVSMPRYDQDRLGIIFRASPRQADVMIVAGTVTNKMAPALRQLYDQMPDPKWVISMGSCANGGGYYYYSYSVVRGVDRVVPVDIYVPGCPPTPEALMYAIFQLQKKIRRTKVTRMWYRR, encoded by the coding sequence ACAACAACCGACCAACTCATCAACTGGGCCCGCCAAGGTTCCCTCTGGCCTCTCACCTTCGCCCTCGCCTGCTGTGGCATCGAAATGATGCATGTCTCCATGCCACGATACGACCAAGACCGTCTGGGAATCATCTTCCGGGCCTCGCCCCGCCAAGCCGACGTCATGATTGTTGCGGGAACGGTGACTAACAAGATGGCACCGGCGTTGAGGCAATTATACGATCAGATGCCGGATCCGAAGTGGGTGATTAGTATGGGGAGCTGTGCTAATGGGGGTGgatactattattatagttatagtgTGGTTAGGGGTGTTGATCGGGTGGTTCCGGTGGATATTTATGTGCCCGGGTGTCCGCCGACGCCGGAGGCTTTGATGTATGCAATTTTTcagctgcagaagaagattaGGAGGACGAAGGTGACGAGGATGTGGTATCGGAGGTGA
- a CDS encoding polynucleotide 5'-hydroxyl-kinase grc3 has translation MKRKAEKQQAAAPAPMSAVAARKARQQQMQAAIAVAKPSQAESVQEPPSKKARRSPEQAAPTPPASGEPQGRTTRSSKRKAESLKVDKLIEKKEKTLSAEYTEQLPVRSSPQEQEDQSSSDEESEEQNPIVGENDAGIAPLRGDVDGYESPADTSAPIQEFPLSKTRLNKSNIIYSDEHTLCVRIKEKMSLVLLGHYDLWVKRGVVSVMGAKLHPSPRLYRVYAPSTHSLPVIKCVSGVDGAAEIEVKSCHSGIYRLRDLSPLYRRIWNGKNTSADKLTLRTAPSSAKRTFSVLYTSADDSFKRHLRPLHLEKQWSSAIKSLSQRGGRLKALICGPKASGKSTFSRYLLNHLLSPAPQTETNYCNTDGVAFLDLDPGQPEFSPMGQVYLAHLRSPVFGPPFSHPSLDSSQEGTIIRAHHIGATSPKEDPDHYVLAAMDLMDRYRALLASYPQCPLIINYPGWIFGLGLEVATWLVRSLGLSDVVYMSEKGPTEVVMPLGQAAQEAMAPLTILPSQPTDFVSRSSAQLRSMQMQSYFHMTRPTEISNPLWLEKPISRTRPFHVHYAGPKQGIKGVMVMGSQIDPDLLQEVLDGSIVAVVAVESPQAILGQNDGPGLTINHPAQPIDADVTMDDSTDTPMEGVPLQDPINPFIDANIVRTPTENLPYLFVGSGSSNPLDPKASRCLGLALVRSIDVSSQRLELVTPIAGSAIRDALEQGHGIVLVRGQLDNPNWAISEDYYAARAEERRYRESLEKLKKNEATTDKEDSIIEPEQQARVSAILRDRIRRASNVPWMTVIEDNSGHQREAAQREKSLWKLRKKAYPGSDSEGDW, from the exons atgaagagaaaggcGGAAAAGCAACAGGCGGCCG CACCGGCCCCAATGAGCGCAGTTGCGGCGCGTAAGGCTCGTCAGCAGCAAATGCAGGCTGCGATAGCTGTAGCGAAGCCTTCGCAAGCCGAATCAGTGCAGGAGCCACCGTCGAAGAAAGCACGGCGTTCGCCAGAACAAGCGGCGCCAACCCCGCCTGCCAGCGGAGAACCCCAAGGACGGACAACGCGATCCTCGAAACGGAAAGCTGAGAGCTTGAAAGTTGATAAACTgattgagaaaaaggagaaaacaCTTTCGGCTGAATATACCGAACAATTGCCTGTTCGTAGCTCTCCGCAGGAACAAGAGGACCAGTCTTCTTCAGACGAAGAATCCGAGGAGCAAAATCCAATTGTGGGAGAGAATGATGCCGGAATCGCTCCTCTTAGAGGTGATGTTGATGG TTACGAATCTCCCGCTGATACTTCCGCGCCTATCCAGGAGTTTCCTCTATCCAAAACTCGTTTGAACAAGAGCAATATAATTTACAGCGATGAACATACACTGTGTGTCCGGataaaggagaagatgagtcTGGTGTTACTCGGTCATTACGACCTGTGGGTGAAGCGCGGTGTCGTTAGTGTCATGGGTGCGAAGTTACACCCCTCACCACGGCTCTACCGAGTTTACGCTCCGTCTACACACTCATTACCAGTGATCAAGTGTGTATCTGGGGTTGACGGGGCGGCAGAAATTGAAGTCAAGTCATGCCATAGCGGTATATATCGCCTCAGGGATTTGTCTCCTCTATATCGACGGATATGGAATGGCAAAAATACTTCAGCGGACAAACTAACGCTCAGAACTGCCCCGTCTTCCGCTAAGAGGACGTTCTCTGTC CTGTACACGTCTGCAGACGATTCCTTCAAACGGCATCTCCGGCCATTGCATCTTGAGAAGCAATGGAGCTCAGCTATCAAATCGCTATCTCAGCGAGGAGGTCGATTAAAGGCACTGATCTGTGGCCCCAAAGCTTCTGGAAAATCCACCTTCAGTCGATATCTTCTAAACCATTTGCTCAGCCCGGCACCCCAGACTGAAACGAATTACTGTAACACTGATGGCGTGGCCTTCCTTGATCTTGATCCCGGCCAGCCAGAATTTTCTCCCATGGGACAAGTGTATCTGGCGCATCTCCGGTCACCCGTCTTCGGCCCCCCATTCTCCCACCCATCGTTAGATAGTTCCCAGGAGGGAACCATCATCAGAGCCCACCACATCGGTGCGACGTCACCTAAAGAGGACCCCGACCACTACGTGCTCGCTGCCATGGACCTCATGGATCGCTACCGTGCCTTGCTGGCAAGCTACCCCCAATGCCCGCTGATCATCAACTATCCAGGATGGATCTTCGGACTCGGCTTAGAAGTTGCGACATGGCTCGTTAGATCCCTTGGCTTGTCCGACGTCGTATACATGAGCGAGAAAGGCCCCACAGAGGTCGTGATGCCTCTCGGTCAGGCAGCTCAAGAAGCCATGGCCCCTCTGACCATTCTCCCATCCCAGCCAACTGATTTCGTAAGTCGGTCCAGCGCACAGCTACGCTCCATGCAAATGCAGTCCTACTTCCACATGACTCGCCCCACCGAAATCAGCAACCCGCTGTGGCTAGAGAAGCCAATCTCCCGCACAAGACCATTCCACGTTCACTACGCCGGACCGAAACAGGGTATCAAGGGCGTAATGGTCATGGGCTCTCAGATCGACCCTGATCTGCTCCAGGAGGTTCTGGACGGGTCTATTGTCGCCGTCGTCGCCGTGGAGTCACCCCAAGCGATTCTAGGCCAAAATGATGGCCCCGGTCTAACAATCAATCACCCTGCCCAACCCATAGATGCAGATGTCACCATGGACGATTCCACCGATACACCGATGGAGGGAGTTCCTTTGCAGGACCCTATTAACCCATTCATTGATGCAAACATCGTTCGGACACCTACCGAGAACTTACCCTACCTCTTCGTGGGATCAGGCAGCAGTAACCCTCTCGATCCGAAAGCATCTCGCTGCTTAGGTTTAGCTCTTGTACGCTCCATAGACGTCTCCTCGCAACGACTGGAACTAGTCACCCCCATTGCGGGATCCGCGATCCGCGACGCCCTCGAACAAGGCCACGGCATCGTCCTCGTCCGAGGCCAGCTCGACAACCCCAACTGGGCCATCAGCGAAGATTACTACGCCGCGCGCGCCGAAGAGAGACGCTATCGGGAGTCcctcgagaagctcaagaagaACGAAGCCACCACCGACAAAGAGGACAGCATTATCGAACCAGAGCAGCAAGCCCGGGTGTCTGCCATCCTTCGGGACCGGATACGACGGGCCAGCAACGTACCCTGGATGACGGTAATTGAAGACAACAGCGGCCATCAACGAGAGGCCGCGCAGCGGGAGAAATCCCTGTGGAAGCTGCGCAAGAAGGCATACCCCGGCAGCGATAGCGAAGGAGACTGGTAG